Proteins from one Streptomyces sp. NBC_00289 genomic window:
- a CDS encoding phage portal protein, whose amino-acid sequence MADTSPAALAVELLAILGRDEDRLKRIDDYRHGRHDDPYMPAQADDEYRLLAKRAVSNWMPLLVNTPAQALYVDGYRAGVDQGTKASTDLASPQWKHWQRSRLDARQSAIYKGALTYGHSFALTERVRGKVMTKGLSALRTAALYEDPANDDTPHAVLTVTAWAKDKTPGRARMWDGTFEYAVTFKALDDAEGVRVTRGKRHGASECPVTRFAASVDLEGRTVGVVEPMIPLQNRINQTIFDLLVAQTYASTKVRTVTGMAPPVQRDPETGEVVYDEQGNPIPLPINHNAKRFLFAEDPDTRFGSLDETPLGGFIESIDMSIRHLSAIAQVPPHHLLGQIANLSAEALQAAETSLSRMIQEFRTLFGEAWERVFRLAAELEGTGTEDDFSGEVLWRDMEQRSLAQAADALGKLREQLGIPAKGLWKRVPQVTQTELDEWDDLADEEDSVGQLASALNRATPDPIVAPDEVPAAA is encoded by the coding sequence ATGGCTGACACTTCGCCTGCCGCCCTGGCGGTGGAACTCCTTGCCATCCTCGGCAGGGACGAAGACCGGCTGAAGCGGATCGACGACTATCGGCACGGCCGACACGACGATCCGTACATGCCGGCGCAAGCCGACGACGAGTATCGCCTCCTCGCGAAGCGGGCCGTCTCGAACTGGATGCCCCTCCTCGTCAACACCCCGGCACAGGCCCTCTACGTGGACGGCTACCGGGCGGGTGTCGACCAGGGCACGAAGGCATCGACCGACCTCGCTTCCCCGCAGTGGAAGCACTGGCAGCGGTCGAGGCTCGACGCCCGTCAGTCCGCCATCTACAAGGGCGCGTTGACGTACGGCCACTCGTTCGCGCTGACCGAGCGCGTCCGAGGGAAGGTCATGACGAAGGGCCTGTCCGCGCTGCGGACGGCCGCCCTGTACGAGGACCCCGCGAACGACGACACACCGCACGCGGTGCTGACCGTGACGGCCTGGGCCAAGGACAAGACGCCTGGCCGGGCCCGGATGTGGGACGGCACCTTCGAGTACGCGGTCACCTTCAAGGCGTTGGACGACGCCGAGGGCGTACGGGTGACCCGAGGGAAGCGCCACGGCGCGAGCGAATGTCCCGTCACCCGCTTCGCGGCGTCGGTGGACCTCGAAGGCCGCACGGTCGGCGTGGTCGAGCCGATGATCCCGCTTCAGAACCGGATCAATCAGACGATCTTTGACCTGCTCGTCGCTCAGACGTACGCCTCGACGAAGGTCAGGACCGTTACGGGCATGGCCCCGCCGGTCCAGCGTGACCCCGAGACGGGCGAGGTCGTCTACGACGAGCAGGGCAACCCGATCCCCCTGCCGATCAACCACAACGCGAAGCGGTTCCTCTTCGCCGAGGACCCTGACACACGCTTCGGATCGCTGGACGAGACCCCGCTCGGCGGGTTCATCGAGTCCATCGACATGAGCATCCGGCACCTGAGCGCCATCGCGCAGGTACCGCCTCACCACCTGCTCGGCCAGATCGCGAACCTCTCAGCCGAGGCTCTCCAGGCCGCAGAGACTTCGCTCTCGCGGATGATCCAGGAGTTCAGGACCCTGTTCGGAGAAGCGTGGGAGCGAGTCTTCCGCTTGGCGGCCGAGCTGGAAGGCACCGGCACCGAGGACGACTTCTCGGGCGAGGTGCTGTGGCGCGACATGGAACAGCGCAGCCTCGCGCAGGCCGCTGACGCGCTGGGCAAGCTGCGCGAGCAGCTCGGCATCCCGGCCAAGGGTCTATGGAAGCGCGTCCCGCAGGTCACGCAAACCGAGCTGGACGAGTGGGACGACCTCGCGGACGAAGAGGACAGCGTGGGTCAGCTCGCTTCGGCACTGAACCGGGCGACACCTGATCCGATCGTGGCTCCGGACGAAGTGCCGGCGGCTGCATGA
- a CDS encoding DUF2786 domain-containing protein — translation MPEDGKLAKIRAILAKAEDPAATPEEAETYFAKAAALMAKYGIERAMLADSDPSQDRPGDRIIKITGTYAKDRIYLLGYIADALGCKGINLRGGEVHMFGYESDLERVEMLFTSLSLQAFNAMRHGTPRYGESLVTYRKSFLAGFMLTVYARLKEIEARARQEAGPSATGRSAELVLADRKSVTLARFAEAYPRTQNSRGVRRGGSGKAAGEAAGRRADLGQTRVGGRRALAA, via the coding sequence ATGCCTGAAGACGGCAAGCTCGCGAAGATCCGCGCCATCCTGGCGAAGGCCGAGGACCCGGCCGCCACCCCCGAGGAGGCGGAGACCTACTTCGCGAAGGCCGCCGCCCTCATGGCGAAGTACGGGATCGAGCGGGCGATGCTCGCCGACTCCGACCCGTCGCAGGACCGGCCCGGCGACCGCATCATCAAGATCACCGGCACGTACGCGAAGGACCGGATTTACCTCCTCGGGTACATCGCGGACGCCCTCGGCTGCAAGGGGATCAACCTGCGAGGCGGCGAGGTCCACATGTTCGGCTATGAGTCGGACCTCGAACGAGTCGAGATGCTGTTCACCTCGCTGTCTCTCCAGGCGTTCAACGCGATGCGGCACGGCACCCCCCGGTACGGGGAAAGCCTGGTCACCTACCGCAAGTCGTTCCTTGCCGGGTTCATGCTCACGGTCTACGCCCGGCTGAAGGAGATCGAGGCCCGCGCCCGCCAGGAGGCCGGACCGAGCGCGACCGGCCGCAGTGCCGAGCTGGTCCTCGCCGACCGTAAGTCGGTCACCCTGGCCCGCTTCGCGGAGGCGTACCCGAGGACCCAGAACAGCCGGGGCGTCCGCCGGGGCGGCTCGGGCAAGGCCGCCGGAGAGGCCGCAGGTCGCCGCGCCGACCTCGGACAGACGCGGGTCGGCGGACGCCGAGCCCTCGCCGCCTAA
- a CDS encoding galactose oxidase-like domain-containing protein, whose translation MNDRTGHRRVRRFAIATAVVLALAGTNGPWAYRFGTEKYHAYVINKAEYKADNGHWDVLEFPEEYRQDTIHAALLRTGKVLLIAGSGNKQANFDAKRFDTRIWDPVDKTVKKVPTPKDLFCTGHTQLADGRLLIAGGTKRYEKLKGDVTKAGGLMIVHNENPDGPVTLPAGTRFTGKENGRTFLSKDPVLVPRAKKVFDRKTGKFLRNDPGLGRIYVEAQKKGSQYETGTQDNYRIGGLSGAEARNTYGIAQKLALDKKDFQGIRDAFEFDPVAEKYIKVDPMNEARWYPTLTTLSDGRVLSVSGLDDIGQLVPGKNETFDPATRKWTYIPKIRQFPTYPALFLMQNGKVFYSGSNAGYGPDDVGRDPGVWNVDTNRFTRLTGLSDPDRLETSGTVLLPPAQDERFMVIGGGGVGESRLSSKRTRIIDLKADNPRFVDGPTLEKGTRYPQASVLPDDTVLVSGGSEDYRGRGDSDILQARIYRPDTDTFDRVADPLVGRNYHSGSILLPDGRVMFFGSDSLYGDKGNTKPGEFEQRIEIYTPPYLYRGARPDLSGGPRTIARGGSGTFTSRHASSVRKVRLIRPSASTHVTDVDQRSIALDFTTSGDRITVTVPGNRNLVQSGWYMLFVDDGRGTPSKAQWVRVP comes from the coding sequence ATGAACGACCGCACCGGACACCGTCGGGTCCGTCGTTTCGCGATCGCCACGGCGGTGGTGCTCGCCCTGGCCGGGACGAACGGGCCGTGGGCCTACCGCTTCGGGACGGAGAAATACCACGCGTACGTGATCAACAAGGCCGAGTACAAGGCGGACAACGGCCACTGGGACGTGCTGGAGTTCCCCGAGGAGTACCGCCAGGACACCATCCACGCGGCCCTTCTGCGCACCGGCAAGGTGCTGCTCATCGCGGGCTCGGGCAACAAGCAGGCCAACTTCGACGCGAAGAGGTTCGACACCCGGATCTGGGACCCCGTCGACAAAACCGTCAAGAAGGTCCCGACACCCAAGGACCTGTTCTGCACCGGCCACACCCAGCTCGCCGACGGCAGGCTGCTGATCGCGGGCGGCACCAAGCGGTACGAGAAGCTCAAGGGCGACGTCACCAAGGCCGGCGGCCTGATGATCGTGCACAACGAGAACCCGGACGGGCCGGTCACCCTGCCCGCGGGTACCCGGTTCACCGGAAAGGAGAACGGCAGGACCTTCCTGTCGAAGGACCCGGTCCTGGTGCCCCGCGCCAAGAAGGTGTTCGACCGGAAGACCGGGAAGTTCCTGCGCAACGACCCGGGTCTGGGCCGTATCTACGTCGAGGCGCAGAAGAAGGGCTCCCAGTACGAGACGGGCACCCAGGACAACTACCGGATCGGCGGACTGAGCGGGGCCGAAGCCCGCAACACCTACGGCATCGCCCAGAAGCTCGCCCTCGACAAGAAGGACTTCCAGGGCATCCGGGACGCCTTCGAGTTCGACCCGGTCGCCGAGAAGTACATCAAGGTCGACCCGATGAACGAGGCCCGCTGGTATCCGACGCTCACCACCCTGAGCGACGGCAGGGTCCTCAGCGTCTCCGGGCTCGACGACATCGGCCAGCTGGTCCCCGGCAAGAACGAGACCTTCGACCCGGCGACCAGGAAATGGACGTACATCCCGAAGATCCGGCAGTTCCCGACCTACCCGGCGCTGTTCCTGATGCAGAACGGCAAGGTCTTCTACTCGGGTTCCAACGCGGGCTACGGGCCCGACGACGTCGGCCGGGACCCCGGCGTCTGGAACGTGGACACCAACCGGTTCACCAGGCTGACCGGGCTCAGCGACCCCGACAGGCTGGAGACGTCCGGCACCGTCCTTTTGCCGCCGGCGCAGGACGAGAGATTCATGGTGATCGGCGGCGGCGGGGTCGGCGAGTCCAGACTGTCCAGCAAGCGGACCCGGATCATCGACCTCAAGGCCGACAACCCGAGGTTCGTCGACGGCCCCACGCTGGAGAAGGGCACGCGGTACCCGCAGGCCTCGGTGCTGCCCGACGACACCGTGCTGGTGTCGGGCGGCTCGGAGGACTACCGGGGCCGGGGTGACTCCGACATCCTCCAGGCGCGGATCTACCGGCCGGACACCGACACCTTCGACCGGGTCGCCGACCCGCTGGTGGGCCGCAACTACCACTCGGGCTCGATCCTGCTGCCCGACGGGCGGGTGATGTTCTTCGGCTCCGACTCGCTCTACGGCGACAAGGGCAACACCAAGCCCGGCGAGTTCGAGCAGCGCATCGAGATCTACACGCCGCCGTACCTCTACCGGGGGGCGCGGCCCGACCTCTCGGGCGGCCCGCGGACCATCGCACGCGGCGGGTCCGGCACGTTCACCTCACGGCACGCCTCCTCGGTCAGGAAGGTGAGGCTGATCAGGCCGAGCGCGTCCACCCATGTCACCGACGTCGACCAGCGCTCGATCGCGCTGGACTTCACGACGTCGGGCGACAGGATCACGGTGACGGTGCCGGGGAACAGAAACCTGGTGCAGTCCGGGTGGTACATGCTGTTCGTGGACGACGGGCGGGGCACGCCCAGCAAGGCGCAGTGGGTGAGGGTGCCGTAG
- a CDS encoding HAD hydrolase-like protein — MTKAVRLIQAGARFIATNPDETGPSTEGPLPATGAVAALITKATGRNPYFAGKPNPLMMRTGLNAIGAHSETSAMIGDRMDTDVLAGMEAGMQTFLVLTGLTRPEQVEDFPYRPSKVVDSIADLVDRI, encoded by the coding sequence ATGACCAAGGCCGTACGTCTCATCCAGGCCGGCGCCCGTTTCATCGCCACCAACCCCGACGAGACCGGCCCCTCCACCGAGGGCCCGCTGCCCGCGACCGGCGCGGTGGCCGCGCTGATCACCAAGGCGACCGGCAGGAACCCGTACTTCGCGGGCAAGCCCAACCCCCTGATGATGCGGACCGGGCTCAACGCCATCGGCGCGCACTCCGAGACCAGCGCGATGATCGGTGACCGCATGGACACCGACGTGCTGGCCGGCATGGAGGCCGGGATGCAGACGTTCCTGGTGCTCACCGGCCTGACCCGGCCCGAGCAGGTCGAGGACTTCCCGTACCGGCCCTCGAAGGTCGTGGACTCCATCGCGGACCTCGTCGACCGGATCTGA
- a CDS encoding class F sortase yields the protein MSDHERSTGTGRLLTGVAWAVLLLGLWLWGREVTDVRDGMSGTATGDMAAVGRPPDVKLPPARRPLGDAVPQRVDIPELGIQAPVVARGLDGQGAVEPPPFDQPGVVGWYAAGAKPGAAGTALMVGHVDTETRPAVFYKISAMKPGETVRVVRDDGKIAEFTVDDVRVVARDRFDARQAYGPGQAGRAELRLITCGGTFDRVSRSYTANVIVSAYLTGTVL from the coding sequence ATGTCCGATCATGAGCGTTCCACCGGCACCGGCCGGCTCCTCACCGGCGTGGCCTGGGCGGTGCTGCTGCTCGGGCTGTGGCTCTGGGGCCGCGAGGTGACCGACGTACGGGACGGGATGTCCGGAACGGCCACCGGTGACATGGCGGCGGTCGGACGGCCGCCGGACGTGAAGCTGCCGCCCGCTCGCCGACCGCTCGGCGACGCCGTGCCGCAGCGCGTCGACATCCCCGAGCTGGGTATCCAGGCACCGGTGGTGGCCCGCGGGCTGGACGGGCAGGGGGCGGTCGAGCCGCCGCCGTTCGACCAGCCCGGGGTCGTCGGCTGGTACGCGGCCGGGGCCAAGCCCGGGGCCGCCGGGACCGCGCTGATGGTGGGACACGTCGACACCGAGACCCGGCCCGCGGTCTTCTACAAGATCAGTGCGATGAAGCCGGGCGAGACGGTCCGGGTGGTCCGCGACGACGGAAAGATCGCCGAGTTCACCGTCGACGACGTCCGGGTCGTCGCCCGCGACCGCTTCGACGCCCGCCAGGCGTACGGGCCCGGGCAGGCGGGTCGCGCCGAACTGCGGCTGATCACCTGCGGCGGCACCTTCGACCGGGTGAGCCGCAGCTACACGGCGAACGTGATCGTGTCGGCGTACCTTACGGGCACAGTCCTCTAG
- a CDS encoding terminase, with amino-acid sequence MAATAELTLEEIEALEPEFHGPTWQKDAFGQWKLPARTLGWQIAGWCAEYLDGEGSTDEKRVPWKFTREQLRFLLWWYAIDEDGEFVYRTGVLQRLKGWGKDPLLAVISLVEFVGPSRFSHWDENGEPVAKSHPQAWVQVTAVSQEQTTNTMGYLPVLMSEKLISTYGIKMGAELIRADRGRKRLQAVTSSYRAIEGKRTTFTLLNETHHWILGNGGHKMYETIDGNATKMDSRYLSITNAFMPGEDSVAERMREAYEKVRAGLAADVAAMYDSIEAHPKTPLTAEALRIVIPKIRGDAVWLKVESIIKSVLNLTISAARSRRMYLNQIVAEEDAVYGPAQWEPLGDSSLALAPGDEIVLGFDGGKTDDATALVALRVSDMAAFLVGLWEKPDGPAGKNWEVPRIEVDSAVHDAFRVFSVQGFYADVALWESYISEWDETYGEGLAVRSPLGKDRIGWDMRSSLKSSTMAHERLMRSIFDGKLRHDGDLKLRRHVLNARRRVNNYGVSFGKESRESPKKVDAYAALMLAHEALFDLRARGKKIRKRSGRGYFM; translated from the coding sequence ATGGCCGCAACGGCAGAACTCACCCTCGAAGAGATCGAGGCCCTGGAGCCCGAGTTCCACGGGCCGACCTGGCAGAAGGATGCCTTCGGGCAGTGGAAGTTGCCGGCGCGCACGCTCGGCTGGCAGATCGCCGGATGGTGCGCCGAGTACCTCGACGGCGAAGGCTCGACCGACGAGAAGCGCGTCCCCTGGAAGTTCACCAGGGAACAGCTCCGCTTCCTGCTCTGGTGGTACGCCATCGACGAGGACGGCGAGTTCGTCTACCGGACCGGCGTCCTGCAACGGCTGAAGGGCTGGGGCAAGGACCCGCTCTTGGCCGTGATCTCGCTCGTCGAGTTCGTGGGGCCCTCGCGCTTCTCGCACTGGGACGAGAACGGCGAGCCCGTGGCCAAGTCGCACCCGCAGGCGTGGGTGCAGGTGACTGCCGTCAGCCAAGAGCAGACGACGAACACCATGGGCTACCTGCCGGTCCTGATGTCCGAGAAGCTGATCTCGACGTACGGCATCAAGATGGGTGCCGAGCTGATCCGGGCCGACCGGGGGCGCAAGCGCCTTCAGGCCGTGACGAGTTCGTACCGGGCGATCGAAGGCAAGCGAACGACCTTCACCCTGTTGAACGAGACTCATCACTGGATCTTGGGCAACGGCGGCCACAAGATGTACGAGACCATCGACGGTAACGCCACGAAGATGGACTCGCGGTACCTGTCGATCACCAACGCCTTCATGCCTGGTGAGGACTCCGTCGCCGAGCGGATGCGCGAAGCGTACGAGAAGGTCCGGGCGGGCCTGGCGGCCGACGTTGCCGCGATGTACGACTCGATCGAGGCGCACCCGAAGACTCCGCTGACGGCCGAGGCCCTGCGGATCGTCATCCCGAAGATCCGGGGTGACGCGGTGTGGCTCAAGGTCGAGTCGATCATCAAGTCCGTTCTGAACCTGACGATCTCGGCCGCGCGCTCGCGGCGCATGTACCTGAATCAGATCGTCGCTGAAGAGGATGCGGTCTACGGACCGGCGCAGTGGGAGCCCCTCGGGGACAGCTCGCTCGCGCTGGCCCCCGGAGACGAGATCGTTCTCGGCTTCGACGGCGGCAAGACCGACGACGCTACGGCGCTGGTCGCTCTCCGCGTCTCCGACATGGCGGCCTTCCTGGTCGGCCTGTGGGAGAAGCCGGACGGCCCGGCCGGGAAGAACTGGGAAGTGCCGCGCATCGAGGTCGATTCGGCCGTGCACGACGCTTTCCGTGTGTTCTCGGTGCAGGGCTTCTACGCCGACGTGGCCCTCTGGGAGTCGTACATCTCCGAGTGGGACGAGACGTACGGCGAGGGCCTGGCGGTGCGCTCACCGCTCGGCAAGGACCGGATCGGCTGGGACATGCGGTCGTCGCTGAAGTCTTCGACGATGGCTCACGAGCGCCTGATGCGCTCGATCTTCGACGGCAAGCTCCGTCACGACGGAGACCTCAAGCTCCGCCGGCACGTGCTGAACGCGCGGCGCCGGGTGAACAACTACGGCGTCTCGTTCGGCAAGGAGTCGCGCGAGTCGCCCAAGAAGGTGGACGCGTACGCGGCACTGATGCTCGCGCACGAGGCCCTGTTCGATCTCCGAGCCCGTGGCAAGAAGATCCGCAAGCGGAGCGGCCGGGGCTACTTCATGTAG
- the thyX gene encoding FAD-dependent thymidylate synthase, with protein MTVRLVKHSASDADVVFAARVSTKGPESLPAGDLGPADLGLIRYLMRDRHGSPFEHATMTLYAEAPIFVIREWQRHRMASYNEESARYRKLKPTFYHPARERDLVQVGKPGAYTFKPGDEDQYDLVSFSTRHTCAVAWGLYETMLKQGVAREVARAVLPVNIYSSMYVTMNARSLMNFLSLRTGEESARFPSHPQREIEMCAEQVERIFADLMPVTYAAFQANGRVAP; from the coding sequence ATGACCGTCCGCCTCGTGAAGCACTCCGCATCGGACGCCGATGTCGTCTTCGCGGCCCGCGTCTCCACGAAGGGCCCCGAGTCCCTCCCGGCCGGAGACCTCGGCCCCGCCGACCTGGGCCTGATCCGCTACCTCATGCGGGACCGGCACGGCAGCCCCTTCGAGCACGCCACCATGACCCTGTACGCCGAGGCGCCGATCTTCGTCATCCGGGAATGGCAGCGTCACCGGATGGCCTCGTACAACGAGGAGAGCGCCCGCTACCGCAAGCTGAAGCCGACCTTCTACCACCCCGCCAGGGAGCGCGATCTCGTTCAGGTCGGCAAGCCGGGCGCCTACACCTTCAAGCCGGGCGACGAGGACCAATACGACCTGGTGTCCTTCTCGACCCGCCACACGTGCGCGGTCGCCTGGGGGCTCTACGAGACGATGCTCAAACAGGGCGTCGCCCGCGAAGTCGCCCGCGCCGTCCTGCCGGTCAACATCTACTCATCCATGTACGTCACGATGAACGCCCGGAGCCTGATGAACTTCCTCAGCCTCCGCACGGGCGAGGAGAGCGCCCGCTTCCCCTCCCACCCGCAACGCGAGATCGAGATGTGCGCCGAACAGGTCGAGCGAATCTTCGCCGACCTGATGCCGGTCACGTACGCGGCCTTCCAGGCGAACGGGAGGGTCGCCCCGTGA
- a CDS encoding DNA cytosine methyltransferase: MKILELCAGYGGLGMAVAPLIGGRIAYVAETAPGPSAVLAVRHPDAPNLGDIREIDWAQLVGEVEVITAGFPCQDISIAGNRVGIRGTRSGVWVNVLDAIRVIRPRVAFLENVSNLRTRGLEVVLADLAEIGYSARWVCVRATAASSPHLRDRWFCIATPEDADREPGQ; encoded by the coding sequence TTGAAGATCCTCGAACTCTGTGCGGGATACGGCGGCCTGGGAATGGCTGTCGCTCCCCTCATAGGTGGACGCATCGCATACGTGGCGGAAACCGCCCCAGGCCCGAGCGCCGTCCTCGCAGTGAGGCACCCGGACGCTCCCAACCTGGGCGACATCCGCGAGATCGACTGGGCTCAGCTCGTCGGCGAGGTCGAGGTAATCACCGCAGGGTTCCCCTGCCAGGACATCAGCATTGCGGGGAACCGGGTTGGAATTCGAGGCACTCGCTCTGGAGTGTGGGTCAACGTCCTTGACGCGATTCGCGTCATTCGACCCCGAGTCGCATTCCTGGAAAACGTCTCGAACCTCCGGACGCGCGGGCTCGAAGTCGTCCTCGCTGACCTGGCCGAGATCGGGTATAGCGCGCGGTGGGTGTGCGTTCGAGCTACCGCAGCTTCGAGCCCTCACCTCCGTGACCGGTGGTTCTGTATCGCGACCCCTGAAGACGCCGACCGCGAACCTGGGCAGTAA
- a CDS encoding glycoside hydrolase family 6 protein, with protein sequence MYGSRGAAMSSGARASAAVLGAALLVAGCFSGSGGGSRTGAEGGGARGAGARITQQPKEADPFWVNPDGNAAQQVAAYTKAGRDRDAERIRKIAEQPTGEWIGAENPEREARGFTEAADRVGRTALLVLYNIPHRDCGRYSQGGAADGDAYRAWIDGVVAGVADRPVTVVLEPDAVLHLVDGCTPENIHEERYALLNDAVTKLTSLKNAKVYLDAGNAGWGHPDEIFEPLRRAGIDRADGFAVNVSNFYSTEDSVAYGRQLSAKVGGKHFVVDTSRNGNGPYTGGDPDERWCNPPGRALGETPTTKTADALADAYLWIKRPGESDGTCKGGPKAGEWWPAYARKLAESSG encoded by the coding sequence ATGTACGGCAGCAGGGGGGCCGCCATGTCTTCAGGAGCGCGAGCGTCCGCGGCGGTGCTGGGGGCGGCACTGCTCGTCGCGGGCTGCTTCTCCGGGAGCGGAGGCGGGAGCAGAACCGGAGCCGAGGGCGGAGGTGCGCGGGGTGCCGGTGCCCGGATCACCCAACAGCCCAAGGAGGCCGACCCGTTCTGGGTCAACCCGGACGGCAACGCGGCCCAGCAGGTCGCGGCCTACACGAAGGCCGGCCGGGACCGCGACGCGGAACGGATCCGGAAGATCGCCGAGCAGCCGACCGGCGAGTGGATCGGCGCGGAGAACCCCGAGCGGGAGGCCCGCGGCTTCACCGAGGCCGCCGACCGGGTCGGCCGTACCGCGCTGCTCGTCCTCTACAACATCCCGCACCGCGACTGCGGCCGGTACTCCCAGGGCGGCGCCGCCGACGGGGACGCCTACCGCGCCTGGATCGACGGCGTCGTGGCGGGCGTCGCGGACCGGCCCGTCACGGTGGTCCTCGAACCGGACGCCGTACTGCACCTGGTGGACGGCTGCACCCCGGAAAACATCCACGAGGAGCGCTACGCCCTCCTCAACGACGCCGTCACCAAGCTCACGTCCCTGAAGAACGCCAAGGTCTACCTCGACGCGGGCAACGCGGGCTGGGGCCACCCCGACGAGATCTTCGAACCGCTGCGGCGGGCGGGCATCGACCGGGCCGACGGCTTCGCGGTCAACGTCTCCAACTTCTACTCCACCGAGGACTCCGTCGCGTACGGCAGGCAGCTGTCCGCGAAGGTCGGCGGCAAACACTTCGTGGTCGACACCAGCCGCAACGGCAACGGCCCCTACACCGGGGGCGATCCGGACGAACGCTGGTGCAACCCGCCGGGCCGGGCGCTGGGCGAGACACCGACGACGAAGACCGCCGACGCCCTGGCGGACGCGTACCTGTGGATCAAGCGGCCGGGCGAGTCCGACGGCACGTGCAAGGGCGGCCCGAAGGCGGGGGAGTGGTGGCCCGCCTACGCCCGGAAGCTGGCCGAGTCCTCCGGCTGA
- a CDS encoding recombinase family protein encodes MGIIVGGYARISDVGELGDGRDGEEGVTRQKEDVHDLVKVRSLTLHRMYVDNDLSAFKRRVKRPDFDELVSDLETEIIDGIAAYNIDRVTRQPGQLERLIDIYERARRPMVFATTAGDYDLSTDDGRFNARLYVMIANKFSADAARRVARQKKAEALQGKPHRGVAPFGWMDGGEKAEPFEAELISKAHRDILNGKLLSEVHAEWVELEVRSRQTPPGRNITYTAVRYILTNPRLCGYRVYVPQAEREKRGRIDLSEFVLERSDGTPVIGEWEKICSPDEWRAVCDVLKSRAMKGRGRKKGTTVTKRLLTRLARCGECGGGMQSMMYTRGTVSFDRYGFFYACLKAAGGCGGVSRSGPPVEEHVEGLLLGHLRRMSKALRSGTSEINPALVKARVDLDQVKAEIAEARQLRESGEFPLKEFVREIKRLDDRRDVLEIEVATLNVSGLESSTTAAERIIREWGTYTTPMKRAAIERFIEAVVIKKQPRGGNHAFRSDLIDVIWK; translated from the coding sequence ATGGGGATAATAGTCGGCGGCTACGCGCGCATCAGCGACGTAGGAGAGCTGGGCGACGGCCGAGACGGCGAGGAGGGGGTGACCCGCCAGAAGGAGGACGTTCACGACCTCGTGAAGGTGCGGTCCCTGACCCTGCACCGCATGTACGTGGACAACGACCTGTCCGCCTTCAAGCGCCGCGTGAAGCGGCCGGACTTTGACGAGCTGGTCTCCGACCTGGAGACCGAGATCATCGACGGGATCGCGGCGTACAACATCGACCGCGTGACCCGCCAGCCTGGGCAGCTCGAACGGCTGATCGACATCTACGAGCGGGCCCGGCGGCCCATGGTGTTCGCCACCACTGCCGGCGACTACGACCTCTCCACGGACGACGGCCGGTTCAATGCCCGGCTCTACGTGATGATCGCGAACAAGTTCTCTGCCGACGCGGCCCGCCGAGTCGCCCGGCAGAAGAAGGCCGAGGCGTTGCAGGGGAAGCCCCACCGTGGGGTGGCCCCGTTCGGTTGGATGGACGGCGGCGAGAAGGCCGAGCCGTTCGAGGCCGAGCTGATCAGCAAGGCTCATCGGGACATCCTGAACGGGAAGCTCCTGTCCGAGGTGCACGCCGAATGGGTCGAGCTGGAGGTGAGGAGTCGGCAGACCCCGCCCGGCCGGAACATCACCTACACCGCCGTCCGGTACATCCTCACGAACCCTCGCCTCTGCGGGTATCGGGTCTATGTGCCGCAGGCGGAGCGGGAGAAGCGCGGGCGCATCGACCTGAGCGAGTTCGTCCTTGAGCGGTCGGACGGGACGCCGGTCATCGGCGAGTGGGAGAAGATCTGTTCGCCGGACGAGTGGCGGGCCGTGTGCGACGTGCTGAAGTCGAGGGCCATGAAGGGCCGGGGCCGCAAGAAGGGCACCACGGTCACGAAGCGTCTTCTGACTCGCCTGGCGCGGTGCGGCGAGTGCGGCGGTGGCATGCAGTCGATGATGTACACGCGGGGCACCGTGAGCTTCGACCGGTACGGGTTCTTCTACGCCTGCCTCAAGGCCGCGGGCGGCTGTGGCGGGGTCTCGCGATCGGGCCCGCCGGTCGAGGAGCACGTCGAGGGTCTCCTCCTGGGGCACCTGCGGCGCATGTCGAAGGCTCTGCGGTCGGGCACGTCGGAGATCAATCCGGCTCTCGTGAAGGCCAGGGTCGATCTGGATCAGGTGAAGGCGGAGATCGCAGAGGCCCGGCAGTTGCGGGAGTCCGGCGAGTTCCCGCTGAAGGAGTTCGTGCGGGAGATCAAGCGCCTGGACGACCGGCGCGATGTCCTCGAAATCGAGGTCGCGACCCTGAACGTCTCCGGCTTGGAGTCGAGCACCACGGCGGCCGAGCGGATCATCAGGGAGTGGGGAACGTACACGACCCCGATGAAACGCGCTGCGATCGAGCGGTTCATCGAGGCCGTGGTGATCAAGAAGCAGCCGCGGGGCGGTAACCACGCGTTCCGGTCGGACTTGATCGACGTCATCTGGAAGTAG